A window from Drosophila kikkawai strain 14028-0561.14 chromosome 2L, DkikHiC1v2, whole genome shotgun sequence encodes these proteins:
- the LOC108070508 gene encoding uncharacterized protein gives MSKKNSVNLVIMDAAESQSAESDQYAIRFPIPEITDPSMCRDEFIKNYVESEEKRINLLKPRSVLSHRSMSVVIQMPEENPDAEPKLANVIHKWLELARSGVKHQSSIRKSVERTSRMSQLMQLNQQCQKAAIEFMSVRLLRQLRLFSYPWPGKLDEIPNNLFSWSLDNFMARLEINQLYLDVINRERTTEDLDCLKFRADLHEMMRLIYEIREDFSEDQDMCENSIQMLREAKYNLDGPWIKGLAENIQTREKLRGYVELNTSSSVNMKNIRLTEVLDQFEDVSALDPIELRYRFNWLNSCADQRLMRLNGREDELAKQLKDLEDTIRKDKLVRNHSEHMYAIEVDNLRDKLNEWQMRFENDLENVEVECTVARLALQKVKDDHKFYMEQEKMFKRRIAEERELMAQEEKIRRDKQAKAERATIDVAAAVKVIEAVYKPKQPAKKKKKSAKF, from the exons atgtcTAAGAAAAACAGTGTAAATCTGGTTATAATGGATGCAGCGGAATCCCAATCTGCGGAGTCCGACCAGTATGCAATTAGGTTTCCCATACCCGAAATTACTGATCCCTCCATGTGCCGCGATGAGTTCATTAAGAATTACGTGGAAAGTGAGGAGAAGAGGATCAATTTGCTAAAGCCCAGATCAGTTCTTAGCCATAGGAGCATGTCCGTGGTTATTCAGATGCCAGAAGAGAATCCAGATGCCGAGCCAAAACTTGCAAACGTTATTCACAAGTGGCTGGAATTGGCTCGCAGTGGCGTCAAGCATCAATCATCAATAAGGAAATCCGTGGAGCGCACGAGTCGAATGTCCCAGCTGATGCAGCTCAATCAGCAGTGCCAGAAGGCGGCCATCGAGTTCATGTCAGTGCGCCTTCTCAGGCAACTGCGACTCTTCTCCTACCCCTGGCCCGGTAAACTGGACGAAATCCCCAACAATCTGTTTAGCTGGTCGCTGGATAACTTCATGGCGCGTCTGGAAATCAATCAGTTGTACCTTGACGTGATCAATCGGGAGCGGACCACCGAAGACCTCGACTGCCTGAAGTTCCGGGCGGATCTGCATGAAATGATGCGTTTAATCTACGAGATCAGAGAGGACTTTAGCGAAGATCAGGATATGTGCGAAAACAGCATTCAAATGCTGCG TGAGGCCAAGTACAACTTAGATGGTCCTTGGATTAAGGGTCTTGCTGAAAATATCCAAACAAGGGAGAAACTAAGGGGCTATGTTGAGCTTAATACGTCCAGCAGCGTTAACATGAAAAACATACGTCTAACGGAGGTCCTCGATCAGTTCGAGGACGTAAGCG CTCTGGATCCCATTGAACTGCGCTATAGGTTCAACTGGCTGAACAGCTGTGCCGACCAGCGGCTGATGCGCCTCAATGGACGCGAGGATGAGCTGGCCAAGCAACTCAAGGATTTGGAGGACACCATTAGAAAGGACAAGTTGGTGCGCAACCACTCGGAGCACATGTACGCCATCGAAGTGGACAATCTGCGGGACAAACTCAACGAGTGGCAGATGCGTTTCGAAAACGATCTTGAAAACGTGGAGGTGGAGTGCACGGTGGCCAGACTTGCCCTGCAAAAAGTCAAGGACGATCACAAGTTCTATATGGAGCAAGAGAAGATGTTCAAGCGGAGAATAGCCGAGGAGAGGGAACTGATGGCACAGGAGGAGAAAATACGAAGGGATAAGCAG GCAAAAGCTGAAAGAGCCACCATTGATGTGGCGGCCGCGGTAAAGGTCATAGAGGCTGTGTACAAGCCCAAGCAACcagccaagaaaaaaaagaaatcagcCAAATTCTAA
- the dimm gene encoding protein dimmed: MDATQLTELMTSHDFMQLQQQLHHNNNNYNTDGHNGLSPESAEGSTRPVRRATRRTSQVSNNTYDLEMTDSSSQSDDTSGGGGSSNGGGSSTTNTGHPPGSSQGGQGSLGRGRNQQTGSGGCGSSLTPNSANSSSSNANANANRRRKGALNAKERNLRRLESNERERMRMHSLNDAFQSLREVIPHVEMERRLSKIETLTLAKNYIINLTHIILSKRNEEAAAMELNSGAVGGVLLSNLTAEGGGVGGAASGTAGNSSATTLCFEDALANGGAFDCALLAASDGSLLNAAAVTATSTMQSLQPQAMHMQTPLEQQQQQQQGTHLPPHQHQQTMLGHGHMGASMMQSQQQQQQPTLILNGNTAVGVGVGIGVGVGNNGASFADINDNFDEPFREFL, translated from the exons ATGGATGCCACTCAGCTGACCGAACTGATGACCAGTCATGACTTCATGCAGTTACAGCAGCAGTTgcaccacaacaacaacaattacaacacgGACGGACACAATGGTCTGTCGCCAGAATCGGCGGAAGGCAGTACCCGGCCGGTGAGACGAGCCACCAGACGCACCTCACAG GTAAGCAATAACACCTACGACCTGGAGATGACGGACTCCAGTTCGCAGAGCGACGACActagtggtggtggtggcagcagcaacggAGGCGGTAGCAGTACCACCAATACCGGCCATCCGCCGGGAAGCTCCCAGGGTGGGCAGGGATCCcttggtcggggacggaaccAGCAGACCGGCTCCGGTGGCTGTGGATCCAGTCTAACGCCAAACAGCGCCAACTCCAGCTCCTCTAATGCGAACGCCAATGCCAATCGGCGGCGCAAGGGAGCGCTGAACGCCAAGGAGCGAAACCTGAGGCGACTGGAGTCCAATGAGCGCgagcggatgcggatgcatAGCTTGAACGATGCGTTTCAATCGCTGCGCGAGGTCATCCCACACGTGGAGATGGAGCGTCGTCTGTCCAAGATAGAAACCCTGACGCTGGCCAAGAACTACATTATCAATCTGACTCACATCATTCTGTCCAAGCGCAACGAGGAGGCGGCGGCCATGGAGCTAAACTCCGGGGCCGTTGGTGGTGTACTGCTCTCCAATCTCACAGCGGAAGGCGGTGGCGTTGGTGGAGCAGCAAGTGGCACGGCTGGGAACTCCAGTGCCACAACGCTTTGCTTTGAGGACGCCCTGGCCAACGGCGGGGCTTTCGATTGCGCTCTCCTGGCCGCCAGTGATGGCAGCTTGCTGAACGCTGCCGCTGTGACCGCCACTTCCACGATGCAGAGCCTCCAGCCCCAGGCCATGCACATGCAGACGCcactggagcagcagcaacagcagcagcaaggcaCTCACCTTCCGccgcaccagcaccagcagacGATGCTTGGCCATGGCCACATGGGAGCCAGCATGAtgcagtcgcagcagcagcagcagcagcctacGCTCATACTCAATGGAAACACGgctgtgggcgtgggcgtTGGGATAGGTGTGGGCGTGGGCAATAATGGCGCCAGTTTCGCGGATATCAATGACAACTTTGATGAGCCTTTCCGGGAGTTTCTCTAA